A portion of the Aquicoccus sp. G2-2 genome contains these proteins:
- a CDS encoding ABC transporter ATP-binding protein, translating to MGILEVKDVNKRFGGLQALGDVNLSIAENTCHAIIGPNGAGKSTLLNCFVGKLIPDTGSVLFDGQSVLGRTPFEINQMGISRVFQTPEIFGELSVLENMMIPVFAKRDGIFRMQAARNMFAEKDVLEQAEHMLEDMNMADKRNANTAALSRGDKRRLEIGMCLSQRPRLLLLDEPTAGMARADTNNTIDLLRQIKERRKITIAIIEHDMHVVFSLADRITVLAQGSPLVEDDPENIKGNPKVREAYLGEAA from the coding sequence ATGGGTATTCTCGAAGTCAAGGACGTGAACAAACGCTTCGGCGGCCTTCAGGCGCTGGGAGATGTCAATCTCTCGATCGCGGAAAACACCTGTCACGCCATCATCGGCCCCAACGGGGCGGGCAAATCGACGCTGCTCAACTGCTTCGTCGGCAAGCTCATCCCAGATACCGGCTCGGTGCTGTTTGACGGGCAGTCGGTGCTTGGCCGCACCCCGTTTGAGATCAACCAGATGGGCATCTCCCGCGTGTTTCAGACACCGGAGATTTTCGGTGAGCTAAGCGTGCTTGAAAACATGATGATCCCGGTCTTCGCCAAACGCGACGGCATCTTTAGAATGCAAGCCGCGCGCAATATGTTTGCCGAAAAAGACGTGCTCGAACAGGCCGAACACATGCTCGAAGACATGAACATGGCCGACAAGCGCAACGCCAATACCGCCGCCCTGTCACGCGGCGACAAACGGCGGCTGGAAATCGGCATGTGCCTCAGCCAACGGCCCCGCCTGCTGCTGCTTGATGAACCCACCGCCGGCATGGCGCGCGCCGATACCAACAACACCATCGACCTGCTCCGCCAGATCAAGGAGCGCCGCAAGATCACCATCGCCATCATCGAACACGACATGCATGTGGTGTTTTCGCTGGCCGACCGGATCACCGTTCTGGCGCAAGGCTCACCGCTGGTCGAAGACGACCCGGAAAACATCAAGGGCAACCCGAAGGTGCGCGAAGCGTATCTCGGCGAAGCCGCGTAA
- a CDS encoding ABC transporter ATP-binding protein codes for MNAKPDFSKGHNMAETAPAFLSVWELQSYYGESYIVQDISFNVHEGEILALLGRNGAGKTTTLRSIARMDDPQVHHGEIWLDHQPLHNMRSYQAAQAGIALVPEDRRIIAGLTVEENLELAQISPPVGWAISRIYELFPRLGERRKQEGVTLSGGEQQMLAIGRALARDIKVLLLDEPYEGLAPVIVDEIEKTLRIIKEQGITTIIVEQNAVRALELADRAVILDTGNVVFDGTAAEVLENEKLRAEYLAI; via the coding sequence ATGAACGCCAAACCCGATTTTTCCAAAGGTCACAACATGGCCGAAACCGCCCCCGCCTTCCTCTCGGTCTGGGAATTGCAATCCTATTACGGTGAAAGCTACATCGTGCAGGATATTTCCTTCAACGTGCATGAGGGCGAAATTCTCGCCCTCTTGGGCCGTAACGGCGCGGGCAAGACGACCACGCTGCGCTCCATCGCCCGGATGGACGACCCGCAAGTGCATCACGGCGAGATCTGGCTCGATCACCAACCGCTGCACAACATGCGCTCCTATCAGGCCGCACAGGCGGGTATCGCGCTGGTCCCCGAAGACCGCCGCATCATCGCCGGGTTGACGGTCGAAGAAAATCTCGAACTGGCACAAATCTCCCCGCCCGTGGGTTGGGCGATCAGCCGGATATACGAACTCTTCCCGCGCCTTGGTGAGCGCCGCAAGCAAGAAGGCGTCACGCTTTCAGGTGGCGAACAACAGATGCTCGCCATCGGGCGCGCGCTGGCGCGTGACATCAAGGTGCTGCTGCTCGATGAACCCTATGAAGGGCTCGCCCCGGTGATCGTGGACGAAATCGAAAAGACGCTGCGCATCATCAAGGAGCAGGGCATCACTACGATTATCGTCGAACAAAACGCCGTGCGCGCGCTGGAATTGGCCGACCGCGCGGTGATTCTCGATACCGGCAACGTGGTTTTCGATGGCACCGCTGCGGAAGTGCTTGAAAATGAAAAGCTGCGGGCAGAGTATCTGGCCATATGA
- the acs gene encoding acetate--CoA ligase → MTDSNTFPPSAEFVANSLLNREQYEKMYAASISDPETFWAEQAKALDWTKTPTKIKNVSYTHPDISIKWFEDGELNVSANCIDRHLETRGDQTAILWESDDPNVSKEITYRELSEQVNKLANVYKDLGISKGDRVVLYMPMIPEAAYAMLACARIGAIHSVVFAGFSPEALAARVKGCKASLVVTADEAPRGGRATPLKTNVDQALEIAGETQVLMVERTGADVPMKDGRDHSYTALMAKASADCAPEVMNAEDTLFILYTSGSTGAPKGVQHTSGGYLLWCALTHKYAFDYHDGDVYWCTADVGWVTGHSYIVYGPLANGATTLMFEGVPTYPDVGRFWAVCEKHKVNQFYTAPTAIRALMAHGAEPVEKHDLSALKMLGTVGEPINPEAWNWYNKTVGKGTRPIIDTWWQTETGGLMITPLPGAIPTKPGSATLPFFGVQPKILDAQTGKEITEPDVEGVLCMADSWPGQFRTVYGDHDRFVSAYFSDYKGFYFSGDGCRRDADGYYWITGRVDDVINVSGHRMGTAEVESALVAHAAVSEAAVVGFPHDIKGQGIYCYVTLMEGEEYTDELKTELRNWVRKEIGPIASPDHIQWAPGLPKTRSGKIMRRILRKIAENEHSALGDISTLADSSVVADLIENRMHK, encoded by the coding sequence ATGACCGATAGCAATACATTCCCGCCCTCCGCCGAATTTGTCGCCAACAGCCTGCTCAACCGTGAGCAATACGAGAAGATGTATGCCGCCTCGATCAGCGACCCCGAAACATTCTGGGCCGAGCAGGCCAAGGCGCTCGACTGGACCAAAACCCCCACCAAGATCAAGAACGTGAGCTACACCCACCCCGACATCTCGATCAAATGGTTCGAGGATGGCGAATTGAACGTCTCCGCCAACTGCATCGACCGCCACCTTGAAACCCGTGGTGATCAAACCGCGATCCTGTGGGAATCCGATGATCCGAACGTCTCCAAGGAAATCACCTACCGCGAACTTTCCGAGCAGGTGAACAAGCTTGCCAATGTCTACAAGGACCTCGGTATCAGCAAGGGCGACCGCGTCGTGCTCTACATGCCGATGATCCCCGAAGCCGCCTATGCCATGCTGGCCTGTGCGCGCATCGGCGCGATCCATTCCGTCGTGTTCGCCGGTTTCTCGCCGGAGGCGCTGGCCGCGCGCGTCAAAGGCTGCAAAGCGTCACTGGTTGTCACCGCCGACGAAGCCCCGCGTGGCGGGCGCGCCACCCCGCTTAAAACCAATGTCGATCAGGCGCTTGAAATCGCGGGCGAAACACAGGTGCTCATGGTTGAACGCACCGGCGCGGATGTACCGATGAAAGACGGGCGCGACCACTCTTATACCGCGCTGATGGCCAAGGCCTCCGCCGATTGCGCCCCCGAAGTGATGAACGCCGAAGACACGCTTTTCATCCTCTACACCTCCGGCTCCACCGGCGCGCCCAAAGGCGTGCAGCACACCTCCGGCGGTTATCTTCTGTGGTGCGCGCTCACCCACAAATACGCCTTCGATTATCACGATGGCGATGTCTACTGGTGCACCGCCGATGTCGGCTGGGTCACCGGGCACAGCTATATCGTCTATGGCCCGCTGGCCAATGGCGCCACCACCCTGATGTTCGAAGGCGTGCCCACCTACCCCGATGTTGGCCGTTTCTGGGCGGTCTGCGAAAAGCATAAAGTGAATCAGTTCTACACCGCCCCCACCGCCATCCGCGCGCTGATGGCGCATGGCGCGGAGCCGGTCGAAAAACACGACCTGAGCGCGCTCAAGATGCTCGGCACCGTCGGTGAACCGATCAACCCCGAAGCCTGGAACTGGTATAACAAGACTGTCGGCAAGGGCACCCGCCCGATCATCGACACATGGTGGCAAACCGAAACCGGCGGGCTGATGATCACCCCCCTGCCCGGTGCCATCCCGACCAAGCCCGGCTCGGCCACGCTGCCGTTCTTCGGTGTGCAGCCAAAAATCCTCGATGCGCAGACCGGCAAGGAAATCACTGAACCGGATGTTGAAGGCGTGCTTTGCATGGCCGATAGCTGGCCCGGACAGTTCCGCACCGTGTATGGCGATCACGACCGCTTCGTCAGCGCCTATTTCTCTGATTACAAAGGCTTCTATTTCTCCGGCGATGGCTGTCGGCGCGATGCCGATGGCTATTACTGGATCACCGGGCGGGTCGATGACGTGATCAACGTCTCCGGGCACCGCATGGGCACTGCCGAAGTGGAATCGGCGTTGGTGGCGCACGCCGCCGTGTCCGAAGCCGCCGTGGTTGGCTTCCCGCACGACATCAAGGGGCAAGGCATCTATTGCTACGTCACCCTGATGGAAGGCGAGGAATATACCGATGAGTTGAAAACCGAGCTGCGCAACTGGGTGCGCAAGGAAATCGGCCCGATCGCCTCGCCCGATCATATCCAATGGGCGCCCGGCCTGCCGAAAACCCGGTCCGGCAAGATCATGCGCCGCATCCTGCGCAAGATTGCCGAGAATGAACACAGCGCGCTCGGCGATATTTCAACACTGGCCGATTCTTCGGTCGTTGCCGATTTGATCGAAAACCGGATGCATAAGTAA
- a CDS encoding glucose-6-phosphate isomerase, protein MHKTILILAAVSSLALSGCMDTMSQGQKTDLGGAAIGGALGLITAKALGANSNWAVLTTLAGAAAGVMVARNQATGECAYSNGDGTYRTGPCP, encoded by the coding sequence ATGCACAAAACTATCCTGATTCTCGCGGCCGTCAGCAGTCTCGCGCTGTCCGGTTGCATGGACACCATGAGCCAAGGCCAAAAAACCGATCTCGGCGGGGCCGCCATCGGCGGCGCACTCGGCCTGATCACCGCCAAGGCGCTGGGGGCCAACAGCAACTGGGCCGTCCTGACCACACTCGCCGGCGCAGCTGCGGGCGTCATGGTGGCACGCAATCAGGCCACCGGTGAATGCGCCTATTCCAATGGCGACGGCACCTATCGCACCGGCCCCTGCCCCTGA
- a CDS encoding AMP-binding protein produces the protein MNIGFWLQRTAQATPERPALFEGTQLIADYGAFYARALRLAGWLQARGVAPGERVALFMKNVPDYLIVQYGVWLAGAVVVPINAKLHGREAAWIIGNAGARLCFASETLSAALQEAGVEGEIISLGSPVYAGIADHAPIDAPVERESDDLCWLFYTSGTTGRPKGVMITNRMLSVMALSYFVDVDRVSPDDTALYAAPLSHGAGLYNLMHVMMGARHVCPSSGGFDAAEIFTLARHHGRVHMFAAPTMIKRMTQAAKALGENGTGLRSIIYGGGPMYIADIIEAEAHFGAIFIQIYGLGECPMGITALSREEVSDRSHPNWRARLGSVGRAQAAMEVRIGDESGAPLGPDQPGEIMVRGDVVMPGYWRNAEATAKTLVDGWLMTGDVGVMDADGYVTMRDRSKDMIISGGTNIYPREVEEVLLEYGDIEEASVVGRPHPEWGEEVVAFVVLAEGAALDLAAYDAHCLAQIARFKRPKDYIAVPELPKNNYGKVLKTALRERLAIVQG, from the coding sequence ATGAATATCGGGTTCTGGTTGCAGCGCACGGCACAGGCCACGCCGGAGCGCCCGGCGCTTTTCGAGGGAACGCAACTGATCGCGGATTACGGTGCGTTTTATGCGCGCGCGTTGCGGCTGGCGGGCTGGCTTCAGGCGCGCGGTGTGGCGCCGGGGGAGCGGGTGGCGCTGTTCATGAAGAACGTGCCGGACTACCTGATCGTGCAATATGGCGTGTGGCTGGCCGGGGCCGTGGTGGTGCCGATCAATGCCAAGTTGCACGGGCGCGAGGCGGCGTGGATTATCGGCAATGCGGGCGCGCGGCTTTGTTTTGCGTCCGAAACGCTGAGTGCGGCGTTGCAGGAAGCGGGGGTGGAGGGCGAGATTATCAGCCTTGGCTCGCCCGTCTATGCCGGGATTGCGGATCATGCGCCGATTGATGCGCCGGTCGAGCGCGAGAGCGATGATTTGTGCTGGCTTTTCTATACCTCCGGCACCACCGGGCGGCCCAAGGGGGTGATGATCACCAACCGGATGCTGAGCGTCATGGCGCTTTCGTATTTTGTCGATGTGGACCGGGTTTCCCCCGATGATACGGCGCTATATGCAGCGCCGCTTAGCCATGGTGCGGGGCTTTACAACCTGATGCATGTGATGATGGGGGCGCGCCATGTCTGCCCGTCTTCGGGCGGGTTTGATGCGGCGGAGATTTTCACGCTGGCCCGGCATCATGGCCGGGTGCATATGTTTGCCGCACCGACCATGATCAAGCGGATGACGCAGGCGGCGAAGGCTTTGGGCGAGAATGGCACGGGGCTGCGCAGCATCATCTATGGCGGCGGGCCGATGTATATTGCCGATATTATCGAGGCAGAGGCGCATTTCGGGGCGATTTTCATTCAGATTTACGGGCTGGGCGAATGCCCGATGGGGATTACCGCGCTTAGCCGCGAGGAGGTGAGCGACCGGAGCCATCCGAACTGGCGGGCACGGCTTGGCTCTGTCGGGCGGGCGCAAGCGGCGATGGAGGTGCGGATCGGCGATGAAAGCGGCGCGCCGCTTGGCCCGGATCAACCCGGAGAGATCATGGTGCGCGGCGATGTGGTGATGCCGGGCTATTGGCGCAACGCGGAGGCCACGGCGAAGACGCTGGTCGATGGCTGGCTGATGACCGGTGATGTCGGGGTGATGGACGCGGATGGCTATGTGACGATGCGGGATCGCTCAAAGGACATGATCATTTCGGGGGGGACGAACATCTATCCGCGCGAGGTCGAAGAGGTGCTGCTGGAGTATGGCGACATCGAGGAGGCAAGCGTTGTGGGCCGCCCGCATCCCGAGTGGGGTGAAGAGGTGGTGGCCTTTGTGGTGTTGGCTGAGGGGGCGGCGTTGGACCTGGCGGCCTATGACGCGCATTGCCTTGCGCAGATCGCGCGGTTCAAGCGCCCGAAGGATTATATCGCGGTGCCGGAACTGCCGAAGAACAATTATGGCAAGGTGCTGAAGACGGCATTGCGCGAGCGGCTGGCAATTGTGCAGGGCTGA
- the accB gene encoding acetyl-CoA carboxylase biotin carboxyl carrier protein — protein sequence MDSDVAFIQALAELLNENDLTGLTVKRVYGENDSLNVNVSRQTEVTVAAPVAALPPMAAAPAAAPATSAAAPAPVEDPAAHPGAVTSPMVGTIYLQAEPGTPPFVSVGAQVAEGDTILIVEAMKTMNHIPAPKAGTVKRIFVDDGDAVEFGTPLVIIE from the coding sequence ATCGACTCGGACGTGGCCTTCATTCAGGCGCTGGCCGAGCTACTTAACGAAAATGATCTCACCGGCCTGACGGTCAAACGGGTTTACGGCGAAAACGACAGCCTGAACGTCAACGTTTCGCGCCAGACAGAAGTCACCGTTGCAGCCCCGGTCGCGGCCCTGCCCCCGATGGCAGCAGCCCCCGCCGCAGCCCCGGCCACATCCGCCGCAGCACCCGCCCCGGTCGAAGATCCGGCCGCACATCCCGGCGCTGTGACCTCGCCCATGGTCGGCACCATCTATCTTCAGGCCGAACCAGGCACACCGCCCTTCGTCTCCGTCGGCGCGCAGGTGGCCGAGGGTGATACCATTCTCATCGTCGAAGCGATGAAAACGATGAACCATATCCCGGCCCCCAAAGCGGGCACCGTGAAGCGCATCTTCGTCGATGATGGCGATGCCGTGGAATTCGGCACCCCGCTCGTCATTATCGAATAA
- the accC gene encoding acetyl-CoA carboxylase biotin carboxylase subunit: MIEKILVANRGEIALRVIRAAREMGIQSVAVHSTADSDAMHVRMADESVCIGPPASTDSYLSIPAIIAACEISGAQAIHPGYGFLSENASFVQVVEDHDLIFIGPTAEHIRIMGDKITAKDTMRALGVPCVPGSEGGVPDLETALKVGAEVGYPVIIKATAGGGGKGMKVAASAEEMKSAFQTARAEGKANFGNDEVYIEKYLGKPRHIEIQVFGDGKGNAVHLGERDCSLQRRHQKVLEEAPGPAISPEERAAIGKVCSDAVARINYIGAGTIEFLYENGEFFFIEMNTRLQVEHPVTEAIFGVDLVREQIRVAEGLPMSFAQDDLTINGHAIEVRINAERLPNFAPCPGKITQYHAPGGLGVRIDSALYDGYSIPPYYDSLIGKLIVHGRDRPEALARLHRALGELIVDGVDTTVPLFDALLQEPDILEGNYDIHWLERWLASNLTEG; encoded by the coding sequence ATGATCGAAAAAATACTCGTCGCCAACCGCGGGGAAATCGCACTCAGGGTGATCCGGGCCGCGCGGGAAATGGGCATTCAGTCGGTCGCGGTGCATTCCACCGCCGACAGCGACGCGATGCACGTGCGCATGGCCGATGAAAGTGTCTGCATCGGCCCACCAGCCTCAACCGACAGCTATCTGTCGATCCCTGCCATCATCGCGGCTTGCGAAATCTCCGGCGCACAGGCAATCCATCCGGGTTATGGCTTCCTCTCGGAAAACGCCAGCTTCGTGCAGGTCGTCGAAGATCACGACCTGATTTTCATTGGCCCCACCGCCGAACATATCCGCATCATGGGCGACAAGATCACCGCCAAAGACACGATGCGCGCGCTTGGCGTGCCGTGTGTTCCCGGCTCCGAGGGCGGCGTGCCCGATCTCGAAACCGCGCTCAAGGTCGGTGCCGAGGTCGGCTATCCGGTGATTATCAAAGCCACGGCGGGTGGCGGCGGCAAGGGCATGAAAGTCGCGGCCAGTGCCGAGGAAATGAAATCCGCGTTTCAAACCGCCCGCGCCGAAGGCAAAGCCAATTTCGGCAATGACGAAGTCTATATCGAGAAATATCTCGGCAAGCCGCGCCATATCGAAATTCAGGTGTTTGGCGATGGCAAGGGCAACGCCGTCCACCTAGGAGAGCGCGACTGCTCGCTTCAACGTCGCCACCAGAAAGTGCTCGAAGAAGCCCCCGGCCCCGCCATCTCCCCCGAGGAGCGCGCCGCCATCGGCAAGGTCTGTTCCGATGCCGTCGCCCGGATCAACTATATCGGTGCCGGCACCATCGAATTTCTCTATGAAAACGGGGAGTTCTTCTTCATCGAAATGAACACCCGCCTGCAAGTCGAACACCCTGTGACCGAAGCGATATTTGGCGTCGATCTGGTGCGCGAACAAATTCGCGTGGCCGAAGGGTTGCCGATGTCCTTCGCGCAAGACGACCTCACCATCAACGGCCACGCGATCGAGGTGCGCATCAACGCCGAACGGCTGCCCAATTTCGCGCCTTGTCCCGGCAAGATCACCCAATATCACGCCCCCGGCGGGCTTGGCGTGCGCATCGACAGCGCGCTTTATGACGGCTATTCGATCCCGCCCTACTACGATTCGCTGATTGGCAAACTAATCGTGCATGGCCGCGACCGACCCGAGGCACTGGCCCGCCTGCACCGTGCCTTAGGGGAATTGATCGTCGATGGCGTCGACACCACCGTGCCGCTGTTCGACGCGCTGCTGCAAGAGCCGGACATTCTTGAGGGCAATTACGATATTCACTGGCTCGAACGCTGGCTCGCCTCCAACCTCACAGAGGGCTGA
- the aat gene encoding leucyl/phenylalanyl-tRNA--protein transferase — protein MTLKITADLMLHAYTNGIFPMAESHDDTELLWFNPRRRGIFPLDQFHISRSLARQMRNGGYHIAINEDFNETVATCATREETWINPTLTALYAELNQRGIAHSFEVRGPDGLWGGVFGIALGAAFFGESMVSCRTGGSKIALAHLTDHLRRAGFTLFDTQYITPHLATLGAVEISRAAYLARLAEALEAPAHFLETPVCSDGHSIIQRNTQTS, from the coding sequence ATGACGCTCAAGATTACCGCCGATCTGATGTTGCATGCCTATACCAACGGCATTTTCCCGATGGCCGAAAGCCACGACGATACGGAGCTGCTGTGGTTCAACCCACGCCGCCGCGGCATCTTCCCGCTGGATCAATTTCACATCTCGCGCAGCCTCGCGCGACAGATGAGGAATGGCGGTTATCACATTGCGATCAATGAAGATTTCAACGAAACAGTTGCCACCTGCGCAACACGAGAGGAAACCTGGATCAACCCGACCCTCACAGCGCTTTACGCCGAGCTAAACCAGCGCGGCATCGCCCATTCATTTGAGGTGCGCGGCCCGGATGGCCTTTGGGGCGGTGTTTTCGGCATTGCCCTCGGGGCGGCGTTCTTTGGCGAATCCATGGTGTCATGCCGCACCGGCGGCTCCAAAATCGCCCTTGCCCATCTCACCGATCATCTGCGTCGCGCCGGGTTCACCCTCTTTGACACGCAGTACATCACCCCGCATCTCGCCACGCTGGGCGCGGTCGAAATCAGCCGCGCCGCCTATCTCGCCCGCCTTGCAGAGGCGTTAGAGGCGCCCGCGCATTTTCTGGAAACGCCGGTCTGCTCAGATGGTCACTCGATAATACAGCGCAACACCCAGACATCATAA
- a CDS encoding DUF2155 domain-containing protein — protein MKPGAVLSLIGAILLWAAPVAESAAAEEVNVGKGAVLRALDKLTGEVRELDVMNGDVAKVGHLMIALGECRYPPSNPTGEAYAFLAIGDNTSPDPVFTGWMIASSPGLNAMDHRRYDVWVLRCIIE, from the coding sequence ATGAAGCCGGGGGCAGTGCTTTCGCTGATTGGCGCAATCCTGCTTTGGGCAGCGCCTGTAGCCGAAAGTGCGGCGGCTGAGGAGGTCAATGTCGGCAAGGGGGCGGTATTGCGCGCGCTTGACAAATTGACCGGCGAGGTGCGCGAACTTGACGTGATGAACGGCGATGTGGCCAAGGTGGGGCATCTTATGATTGCGCTTGGTGAATGTCGCTATCCGCCGAGCAACCCGACGGGGGAGGCGTATGCCTTTCTGGCGATTGGCGACAATACATCGCCCGATCCGGTGTTTACCGGCTGGATGATCGCATCGTCGCCGGGGCTGAATGCGATGGATCACCGGCGTTATGATGTCTGGGTGTTGCGCTGTATTATCGAGTGA
- a CDS encoding NADH:ubiquinone oxidoreductase subunit NDUFA12, giving the protein MGIINSLSRVFTWWNGSTFNTQFYTWRKGVKVGEDAEGNQFYRSRDGKRRWVMFNGEAEASRVSTEWHGWLHHTFDEPPSEQPLQRKPWEKPHQENLTGTMLAYAPPGSIRTTNPVKRRDYEAWTPE; this is encoded by the coding sequence ATGGGCATCATCAATTCCCTGTCGCGCGTGTTCACATGGTGGAACGGTTCGACCTTCAACACCCAGTTTTACACCTGGCGCAAGGGCGTGAAGGTTGGTGAAGACGCCGAGGGCAACCAGTTTTATCGCTCGCGCGATGGCAAACGGCGTTGGGTGATGTTCAATGGCGAGGCCGAGGCAAGCCGGGTCAGCACAGAGTGGCATGGCTGGCTGCACCACACATTTGACGAGCCGCCATCAGAGCAACCGCTGCAACGCAAGCCGTGGGAAAAGCCGCATCAAGAAAACCTGACCGGCACGATGCTGGCCTATGCGCCGCCCGGATCAATCCGGACAACAAACCCCGTGAAGCGCCGCGATTACGAGGCGTGGACGCCCGAGTGA